A stretch of Caballeronia sp. SL2Y3 DNA encodes these proteins:
- a CDS encoding LysR family transcriptional regulator encodes MDEQKIEALWTHLHWLTVLAEQGSYTAAAARLGVSKAAMSQRIAELERAAGVPLVTRTTRSVRFTEAGRRLVDDTRAHYAQIATSFSSVREMAGVARGLIRMTAPVALARQQIVPKLAGFLHAHPEVRVQLEASDRLTSIATEGFDLAIRHSAQAPETHVAWKLCDTHSVIVATRAYLRRRGTPATPADLAVHDCLYYPRTQAASIWSFVRKGARKTTAGPFTLAINGAFSANNSELLRDAALDDLGIALLPDFTAQAAVQAGKLVVLLPDWRPVGAFADQLYVVRPYATHVPRAVALFIGYLREAFAGGFPL; translated from the coding sequence ATGGACGAGCAAAAGATCGAAGCGCTCTGGACGCATCTGCACTGGCTCACGGTGCTCGCCGAACAAGGCAGCTATACGGCGGCGGCGGCGCGCCTCGGGGTGAGCAAGGCGGCGATGAGCCAGCGCATCGCGGAACTGGAGCGTGCGGCGGGCGTGCCGCTCGTCACGCGCACGACGCGCAGCGTGCGCTTCACGGAAGCGGGCCGCCGGCTCGTCGACGACACGCGCGCGCACTACGCGCAGATCGCGACGAGCTTTTCGAGCGTGCGCGAGATGGCGGGCGTGGCGCGCGGGCTCATTCGTATGACGGCTCCGGTGGCCCTGGCGCGGCAGCAGATCGTGCCGAAGCTCGCGGGCTTCCTGCACGCGCATCCCGAAGTGCGCGTGCAACTGGAGGCGTCGGACCGGCTGACGTCGATTGCGACCGAAGGCTTCGATCTGGCCATTCGTCACAGCGCGCAGGCGCCGGAAACGCATGTCGCGTGGAAGCTGTGCGATACGCATTCGGTGATCGTCGCGACGCGCGCCTATTTGCGGCGGCGCGGCACGCCCGCCACGCCCGCCGATCTCGCCGTTCACGACTGCCTGTACTACCCGCGCACGCAAGCCGCGAGCATCTGGTCGTTCGTGCGCAAGGGGGCGCGCAAGACCACGGCGGGACCGTTCACGCTCGCGATCAACGGCGCGTTCTCCGCGAACAACAGCGAGTTGCTGCGCGATGCGGCACTCGACGATCTCGGCATCGCGCTATTGCCCGACTTCACGGCGCAGGCTGCGGTGCAGGCGGGCAAGCTCGTCGTGCTGCTGCCGGACTGGCGGCCCGTGGGCGCGTTCGCGGATCAGCTCTATGTGGTTCGGCCCTATGCGACGCATGTGCCGCGCGCCGTCGCGCTTTTTATCGGCTATCTGCGCGAGGCCTTCGCGGGCGGCTTTCCGCTTTGA
- a CDS encoding CoA-acylating methylmalonate-semialdehyde dehydrogenase: protein MQAFNDTADVVHYIHGERVSGSGARSQPIFNPATGERPRKLVLGEAADVEAAVQSAKAAFPAWRDTPPIRRARIMQRFLELMNQHRDELAAIITAEHGKVFTDAQGEVTRGIEVVEFACGIPQLLKGDFTEQVSTGMDNWTLRQPLGIVAGITPFNFPCMVPCWMFPVAIATGNAFILKPSERDPSASLFMANLLKKAGLPDGIFNVVQGDKVVVDALLEHPDVRAISFVGSTPIANYIYETGAKHGKRVQALGGAKNHMVVMPDADIDQAVDALIGAAYGSAGERCMAISVAVLVGDVADKIVPRLAERARQLIVKNGMELDAEMGPIVTRAALERIEGYIAMGVDEGAQLVVDGRGLKVPGHEDGFFTGGTLFDHVKPEMRIYKEEIFGPVLACVRAKDFSEAVDLVNAHEFGNGVACYTRDGHIAREFGRRIEVGMVGINVPIPVPMAWHGFGGWKRSLFGDTHAYGEEGVRFYTKQKSIMQRWPESTEKGAEFVMPTAK, encoded by the coding sequence ATGCAAGCCTTCAACGATACCGCCGATGTCGTCCACTACATCCACGGCGAGCGAGTGAGCGGATCGGGCGCGCGCTCGCAGCCCATCTTCAACCCCGCGACCGGCGAGCGGCCGCGCAAGCTCGTGCTGGGCGAAGCGGCGGACGTCGAAGCGGCGGTGCAAAGCGCGAAGGCGGCGTTTCCCGCATGGCGCGACACGCCGCCCATCCGCCGTGCGCGCATCATGCAGCGCTTTCTCGAACTGATGAATCAGCACCGCGACGAACTCGCCGCGATCATCACGGCCGAGCACGGCAAAGTGTTCACGGATGCGCAAGGCGAAGTGACGCGCGGCATCGAAGTGGTCGAATTCGCGTGCGGCATTCCGCAACTGCTGAAAGGCGACTTCACGGAACAAGTCTCCACGGGCATGGACAACTGGACGCTGCGTCAGCCGCTCGGCATCGTCGCGGGCATCACGCCGTTCAATTTTCCGTGCATGGTGCCGTGCTGGATGTTCCCGGTCGCCATTGCAACGGGCAACGCGTTCATTCTGAAGCCGAGCGAGCGCGATCCGTCCGCGTCGCTCTTCATGGCGAATCTACTGAAGAAAGCCGGCTTGCCCGACGGTATCTTCAACGTCGTTCAGGGCGACAAGGTCGTCGTGGATGCGCTGCTCGAACATCCGGACGTTCGCGCGATCAGCTTCGTCGGCTCGACGCCTATCGCGAACTACATCTACGAAACGGGCGCGAAGCACGGCAAGCGCGTGCAGGCGCTCGGCGGCGCGAAGAATCACATGGTCGTGATGCCGGATGCGGATATCGACCAGGCCGTCGATGCGCTGATCGGCGCGGCGTACGGCTCCGCGGGCGAACGTTGCATGGCGATTTCGGTTGCCGTGCTCGTGGGCGATGTCGCCGACAAGATCGTGCCGCGCCTCGCCGAACGCGCCCGTCAGCTCATCGTGAAGAATGGCATGGAGCTGGACGCCGAAATGGGCCCGATCGTCACGCGCGCCGCGCTCGAACGCATCGAGGGTTATATCGCGATGGGCGTGGACGAAGGCGCGCAACTCGTCGTCGACGGACGCGGCCTGAAAGTGCCGGGCCACGAAGACGGCTTCTTCACGGGCGGCACGCTGTTCGACCACGTGAAGCCGGAAATGCGCATCTACAAGGAAGAGATCTTCGGGCCGGTGCTCGCATGCGTGCGCGCGAAGGACTTCAGCGAAGCGGTGGACCTCGTCAACGCGCACGAGTTCGGCAACGGCGTCGCATGCTACACGCGCGATGGACACATCGCTCGCGAGTTCGGCCGACGCATCGAAGTGGGCATGGTGGGCATCAACGTGCCGATTCCGGTGCCGATGGCATGGCACGGCTTCGGCGGCTGGAAGCGTTCGCTCTTCGGCGACACGCATGCTTACGGCGAAGAGGGCGTGCGCTTCTATACGAAGCAGAAGTCGATCATGCAGCGTTGGCCCGAAAGCACGGAGAAGGGCGCGGAATTCGTGATGCCGACCGCGAAGTAA
- a CDS encoding nitronate monooxygenase family protein produces MTQQTRHNTLMPLLGITKPIIQAPMAGVSTPALAAAVSNAGGLGSLGVGAMNAEGARSVIRETRALTDKPFNINVFCHRPAQANEAVEKAWIDWLAPLFAQYDAKPPQKLAEIYTSFVVDDAMLKVFLEEKPAIVSFHFGLPSNDAIDALRNAGITLMAAATNLREAEQVAAAGMDAIIAQGVEAGGHRGVFDTEADDDRIGTFALTRLIARKFDMPVIAAGGIMDGAGIAAALALGAQAAQMGTAFVPCTETSIDVGFRRAILSDAANRTTFTAAISGRVARGLVNKFTELGRSAGAPAHPDYPITYDAGKALHAAAKAKGEFGYGAQWAGQAAALAREMRAAELMAQLSAELEESIGELQQYAHALRMTSTL; encoded by the coding sequence ATGACTCAGCAGACCAGACACAACACCTTGATGCCCTTGCTCGGCATCACGAAGCCGATCATTCAGGCGCCGATGGCAGGCGTCAGCACGCCCGCGCTCGCGGCGGCCGTATCGAATGCGGGCGGGCTCGGCTCGCTCGGCGTCGGCGCGATGAACGCGGAAGGCGCGCGCAGCGTGATCCGCGAAACGCGCGCGCTGACCGACAAGCCGTTCAACATCAACGTGTTCTGCCATCGTCCGGCGCAGGCGAATGAGGCCGTCGAGAAGGCATGGATCGACTGGCTTGCCCCGCTTTTCGCGCAGTACGACGCGAAACCGCCGCAAAAGCTCGCCGAAATCTATACGAGCTTCGTCGTCGACGATGCCATGCTGAAGGTGTTCCTCGAAGAGAAGCCTGCCATCGTGAGCTTTCATTTCGGACTGCCATCTAATGACGCGATAGACGCGTTGCGCAACGCCGGCATTACGCTGATGGCCGCCGCCACCAATCTGCGCGAAGCTGAACAGGTGGCTGCCGCGGGCATGGATGCGATCATCGCGCAGGGCGTCGAAGCGGGCGGGCATCGCGGCGTCTTCGACACCGAAGCCGACGACGACCGTATCGGAACGTTCGCGCTCACGCGCCTGATCGCCCGCAAGTTCGACATGCCCGTGATCGCGGCGGGCGGCATCATGGATGGCGCGGGCATCGCGGCGGCGCTCGCGCTCGGCGCGCAGGCGGCGCAAATGGGCACGGCCTTCGTGCCTTGCACGGAGACGTCGATCGACGTCGGTTTTCGCCGTGCCATCCTGAGCGATGCCGCGAATCGCACGACGTTCACCGCAGCGATCTCGGGCCGCGTCGCGCGTGGCCTCGTCAACAAGTTCACGGAGCTCGGCCGCAGCGCGGGCGCGCCGGCGCATCCGGATTATCCGATCACCTACGACGCCGGCAAGGCACTGCACGCGGCGGCCAAGGCGAAGGGCGAGTTCGGCTACGGCGCGCAGTGGGCGGGGCAAGCCGCGGCGCTCGCGCGCGAGATGCGGGCTGCGGAATTGATGGCGCAATTGAGCGCCGAACTGGAGGAGAGCATCGGCGAGCTTCAGCAATACGCACATGCTTTGCGCATGACATCGACGCTGTAA
- a CDS encoding TauD/TfdA family dioxygenase has translation MSDTVSLANESSSDAARQPATSHEPFQVRPIGGRIGAEVRGVTLSADLDDAAIGVINAALLRHKVLFFRGQSHLDDAAQEAFAARFGETVAHPTVPSLAGSSRLLELDSKHGARANSWHTDVTFVDAYPKISILRGVVIPPAGGDTVWANTAAAYEHLPQALRELADSLWALHTNAYDYAAARNTPDTEADREYRQQFTSTLYETEHPVVRVHPETGERTLVLGHFVQRFIGLSQRDSDRLLAIFHDHVTRLENTVRWRWTQGDVAIWDNRATQHYAVNDYGDAHRVVRRATVHGDVPVGIDGRTSRIVKRETRTH, from the coding sequence ATGTCCGATACCGTTTCGCTCGCCAACGAATCTTCCAGCGACGCCGCACGCCAGCCCGCCACGTCACACGAGCCGTTTCAGGTCCGCCCGATAGGCGGGCGCATCGGTGCCGAAGTGCGTGGCGTGACGCTCTCGGCGGATCTCGACGATGCCGCCATCGGCGTCATCAACGCGGCGCTGCTTCGACATAAGGTGCTGTTCTTTCGCGGCCAGTCGCATCTCGACGACGCCGCGCAGGAAGCCTTCGCCGCCCGCTTCGGCGAAACGGTCGCGCATCCGACGGTGCCCTCGCTTGCGGGCAGCAGCCGCCTGCTTGAACTCGACTCGAAGCACGGCGCGCGCGCGAACTCGTGGCATACGGATGTCACCTTCGTCGATGCCTATCCGAAGATTTCGATTCTTCGCGGCGTGGTGATTCCGCCCGCAGGCGGCGACACGGTCTGGGCCAACACGGCAGCCGCATACGAACACTTGCCGCAAGCGTTGCGCGAACTCGCCGATAGCTTGTGGGCGCTGCATACAAACGCCTACGACTACGCCGCCGCGCGCAATACGCCGGACACCGAAGCGGACCGCGAGTACCGCCAGCAGTTCACGTCCACGCTGTACGAGACCGAGCATCCGGTGGTGCGCGTGCATCCGGAGACGGGCGAGCGCACGCTCGTTCTCGGGCACTTCGTGCAGCGGTTCATCGGCTTGTCGCAGCGGGATTCCGACCGGCTGCTCGCGATCTTTCACGATCACGTTACGCGTCTTGAGAACACGGTGCGCTGGCGCTGGACGCAGGGCGACGTCGCGATCTGGGACAACCGCGCGACGCAGCACTATGCGGTGAACGATTACGGCGACGCGCATCGCGTGGTGCGGCGCGCGACCGTGCATGGCGATGTGCCTGTTGGCATCGACGGACGCACGAGCCGTATCGTCAAGCGCGAGACGCGCACGCATTGA
- a CDS encoding ABC transporter substrate-binding protein, protein MKSSRLSVLITRSLAAWFGAALLCAAHAAQPDVVRIGVAQQGMGDPPTFGGSPAATAQLQHRVEDALKPEHINVQWLFFKGAGPAVNEALANKQVDFAYQGDLPSVLGRANGLKTHLLLASNVRTGVYLAVPPDSDIKGVKDLKGKRVGIFRGTNLQLVTDNVLKENGLSERDLRVINLDTAAAQAALASKGVDAVFLDYSLFKLQRQGLAKIVYASRNDGLQLTRQAHLLVLEDFEHAHPDTVQKVVTAVVQAAQWSSDEANRNALFALWAKSGVPVESWQAEYANQPMKERMSPLIDPFLVARYQAVADDALRLNLIRQPVSVNGWFEPKYLDQAIKSLNLDGYWPRFDASGKPQA, encoded by the coding sequence ATGAAATCGAGCAGACTCTCTGTCCTCATCACACGCAGTCTCGCCGCGTGGTTCGGCGCGGCATTGTTGTGCGCCGCGCATGCGGCGCAGCCCGACGTCGTGCGCATCGGCGTCGCACAGCAAGGCATGGGCGATCCCCCGACGTTCGGCGGCTCGCCTGCCGCGACCGCGCAATTGCAGCATCGCGTGGAAGATGCGTTGAAGCCCGAGCACATCAATGTGCAATGGCTCTTCTTCAAAGGCGCGGGACCCGCCGTGAACGAGGCGCTCGCGAACAAGCAGGTCGACTTCGCGTATCAGGGCGATTTGCCCTCGGTGCTCGGACGCGCCAACGGACTCAAGACGCATTTGTTGCTCGCGTCGAACGTGCGCACCGGCGTGTATCTGGCGGTGCCGCCGGATTCCGACATCAAGGGCGTGAAGGACCTGAAGGGCAAGCGCGTCGGAATATTTAGGGGTACGAATCTACAGCTCGTGACGGACAACGTGCTCAAGGAGAACGGACTGAGCGAGCGGGATTTGCGCGTCATCAATCTCGATACGGCAGCGGCGCAGGCGGCGCTCGCATCGAAGGGCGTGGATGCGGTGTTCCTCGACTATTCGCTGTTCAAGTTGCAGCGTCAGGGCCTGGCGAAGATCGTCTACGCGTCGCGCAATGACGGCTTGCAGTTGACGCGCCAGGCGCATTTGCTCGTGCTGGAAGACTTCGAGCACGCGCATCCCGATACGGTGCAGAAAGTGGTGACGGCGGTCGTGCAGGCGGCGCAATGGTCGTCGGATGAAGCGAACCGCAACGCGCTCTTCGCGCTGTGGGCGAAAAGCGGCGTGCCGGTCGAATCGTGGCAGGCCGAGTATGCGAACCAGCCGATGAAGGAACGCATGTCGCCGCTCATCGATCCGTTTCTGGTCGCGCGCTATCAGGCCGTCGCCGACGACGCGCTGCGCCTCAATCTGATCCGTCAGCCCGTCAGCGTCAACGGCTGGTTCGAGCCGAAGTATCTCGACCAAGCCATCAAGTCGCTGAACCTCGATGGCTACTGGCCGCGCTTCGATGCGTCAGGCAAGCCGCAGGCGTGA
- a CDS encoding ABC transporter permease, with amino-acid sequence MANTLSRTLPTAAPARSRVFSAQTLRAAGWTALPWLLPVLCAVLWVLGARFGWISAQVLPAPALVFETLGALARSGELWTHLAASLSRVAVGFIGGVALGVALGAALGLSRSLEAYVLPSFNAIVQVPVLGWLPFLMIVVGIGEPLKYLLIGHAALVPVTLSTLQGFRDTPPALREVASVYRYSRWQTILHVTLPAAIPMIGTGVRLAFTKAWLTLVVVELVASSEGLGYLIVYGRQLFQLDLVLASVLIVGAIGFIADRSLGAVERRLNRANAS; translated from the coding sequence ATGGCGAACACACTGTCCCGCACGTTGCCAACGGCTGCGCCCGCCCGCTCTCGCGTGTTCAGCGCGCAGACGCTGCGCGCGGCCGGATGGACCGCGCTTCCCTGGCTTCTGCCCGTTCTGTGCGCGGTGTTGTGGGTGCTCGGCGCGCGCTTCGGATGGATTTCCGCGCAGGTCTTGCCGGCGCCCGCGCTCGTCTTCGAAACGCTCGGCGCGCTCGCCAGAAGCGGCGAATTATGGACGCATCTGGCCGCGAGCCTCTCGCGCGTGGCGGTCGGCTTCATCGGCGGCGTCGCGCTCGGCGTCGCGCTGGGTGCGGCGCTCGGTTTGTCGCGCTCGCTCGAAGCTTATGTGCTGCCGAGCTTCAATGCCATCGTGCAGGTGCCCGTGCTCGGATGGCTTCCGTTTCTGATGATCGTCGTCGGCATCGGCGAGCCGTTGAAGTATCTGCTGATCGGCCATGCCGCGCTGGTGCCCGTCACGCTGAGCACGCTTCAGGGCTTCCGCGATACGCCGCCCGCGCTGCGCGAAGTCGCGTCCGTGTATCGCTATTCGCGCTGGCAGACCATTCTTCACGTCACGCTGCCCGCCGCCATTCCGATGATCGGCACCGGCGTGCGCCTCGCGTTCACAAAGGCGTGGCTTACGCTCGTCGTGGTGGAACTCGTCGCGTCGTCGGAAGGGCTCGGGTATCTGATCGTGTATGGCCGCCAGCTTTTCCAGCTCGATCTCGTGTTGGCGTCGGTGCTGATCGTGGGCGCGATCGGTTTCATCGCGGATCGCTCGCTCGGCGCGGTGGAACGCAGGCTGAATCGCGCGAACGCGAGTTGA
- a CDS encoding ABC transporter permease, with amino-acid sequence MSTLELEAGAPDKPRTAGPQRWRGVVLPLAALALWWLVSRHAEPGHGVMVSPAQVLHVALEQARSGALARALSASLARELTGFLIGTTLGLALGALLGISRLAHRAIAPSFDTFKQVSLFAWIPLISVWFGLGDVAKVVFLSLAALVPVVVHTSDGIRAVPPQWTEVARTFGYSKLQMLAHVVLPAALPSVFTGIYLALIYSWLATLGAEYLLVAGSGIGNTLVDGSEQFRMDLVLFGVVVVGITGWALNALARAIQRRWFDASRYV; translated from the coding sequence ATGTCCACACTCGAACTCGAAGCCGGAGCGCCCGATAAACCCCGTACCGCCGGTCCGCAGCGCTGGCGCGGCGTCGTGCTGCCGCTCGCGGCGCTCGCGCTCTGGTGGCTCGTGTCGCGTCACGCGGAGCCCGGCCATGGCGTGATGGTCTCGCCCGCGCAAGTGCTTCATGTCGCGCTGGAACAGGCCCGAAGCGGCGCGCTCGCGCGCGCGTTGTCGGCATCGCTCGCGCGGGAACTGACGGGCTTTCTGATCGGCACCACGCTCGGCCTCGCGTTGGGCGCGCTGCTCGGCATCTCGCGGCTCGCGCATCGCGCCATTGCGCCGAGCTTCGACACGTTCAAGCAGGTGTCGCTGTTCGCGTGGATTCCGCTCATCTCCGTGTGGTTCGGACTCGGCGATGTCGCGAAGGTCGTGTTCCTCTCGCTCGCCGCGCTGGTGCCGGTCGTCGTGCATACGAGCGACGGCATTCGCGCCGTGCCGCCGCAATGGACCGAGGTCGCGCGCACGTTCGGCTACAGCAAGTTGCAAATGCTCGCGCATGTCGTGTTGCCCGCCGCGTTGCCGTCCGTCTTCACCGGTATCTACCTCGCGCTCATCTACTCGTGGCTCGCCACGCTCGGCGCGGAGTATCTGCTGGTCGCGGGCAGCGGCATCGGCAATACGCTCGTGGACGGCAGCGAGCAATTCCGGATGGACCTCGTTCTGTTCGGCGTGGTCGTCGTCGGAATAACGGGTTGGGCGCTCAATGCGCTTGCTCGCGCGATCCAGCGGCGATGGTTCGATGCATCGCGCTATGTTTGA
- a CDS encoding ABC transporter ATP-binding protein: MEAIAAQDGSLALRHVSKRFAGDDSAPVLERIDLNVQSGEFVSIVGASGCGKSTLLRLVAGLDSAFEGEIDFDGARVVSTDLSRGIVFQDHRLFPWLNVEQNVAVALRNARLSKREKAKAVAEHIALVGLRGYERHYPHQLSGGMAQRVAIARGLVNRPRLLLLDEPFGALDALTRARMQDELQRIWAAERITMVLVTHDVEEAVLLADRVVVMQARPGRIADIVDVDVPRPRVRTDARLARLKDDIVAGFFSEA, from the coding sequence ATGGAAGCGATAGCAGCGCAGGACGGCAGCCTCGCCTTGCGGCACGTGAGCAAGCGTTTCGCGGGCGACGACAGCGCGCCCGTGCTCGAACGCATCGATCTGAACGTGCAGAGCGGCGAGTTCGTGAGCATCGTAGGCGCGAGCGGATGCGGGAAGTCGACGCTCCTGCGGCTCGTCGCGGGCCTGGACAGCGCGTTCGAAGGCGAGATCGACTTCGACGGCGCGCGCGTGGTGTCGACGGATCTGTCGCGCGGCATCGTGTTTCAGGATCACCGCCTGTTTCCGTGGCTCAATGTGGAACAGAACGTGGCGGTGGCGCTGCGCAACGCGCGCTTGTCGAAGCGCGAGAAGGCGAAGGCAGTGGCCGAGCACATCGCGCTCGTCGGGCTGCGCGGCTATGAGCGGCACTATCCGCATCAACTGTCGGGCGGCATGGCGCAGCGCGTGGCGATTGCGCGCGGTCTCGTCAATCGGCCGCGCCTGTTGCTGCTCGACGAACCGTTCGGCGCGCTCGATGCGCTCACGCGTGCGCGCATGCAGGACGAACTGCAACGCATCTGGGCCGCCGAGCGGATCACGATGGTGCTCGTCACGCACGATGTCGAGGAAGCGGTGCTGCTCGCGGATCGCGTCGTGGTGATGCAGGCGCGGCCGGGACGCATCGCCGACATCGTCGATGTGGACGTGCCGCGTCCGCGCGTGCGCACCGATGCGCGGCTCGCGCGGCTTAAGGACGATATCGTCGCGGGGTTCTTTTCGGAAGCCTGA
- a CDS encoding penicillin-binding protein 1A, translated as MLARLAARLRPHVRPRTLLLLPALFVLYVLVLIPFTPGISDIRKAKVDQPAQILSADGKLLAEFRPTHREWVSVKQVSPYVIDALISTEDRRFYTHHGIDWRRTASAALHTFSGDRQGGSTLTQQLARNLYPDEIGRSQTLTRKLKEAITAFKIEAVYSKDEILETYLNTVPFLYNAYGIEMAARTYFGKSAGQLDVLESATLIGMLKGNSYYNPVINPERALDRRNIVLGQMVRFGHLPPARLDALAKRPLRIDFERQTEEPGRAPHFAQQLRKWLIAWADDNDFNIYSDGLVVRTTIDSRLQAMATQALTWQGNQLQSIANAAWNGHGGCANADADLARAFVRETSEYRAARDAGATDADAIEHLMADRAFMRSVCENKTRVQAAFLALDPRNGQIKAWVGSRDFTQDPFDHVQQARRQPGSTFKPFVYGAAFERGALPTDTFIDQDVTIPVRGNETWHPTDEALPSGRPVSLRDGIAFSKNRITAQLMQSVGPARVARLARDMGVRESHLDVVPSLALGTSPVTLKEMVSAYGTIADNGNYMEPLLVTRIENRKGDVLAQFESTPERALSIDATHKLVDVMRDVVNRGTGTAIRTRFGIRGDVAGKTGTTQDNADGWFILMHPQLVAGAWVGFNDSRVTLRSDYWGQGAHSALPMVGDFVQRALRSRLIDSRARFDTQAPPSAWQTFVTRLRGWIDETFAKKPAQTAVQKPVRVKRAPAQPVAEVTEEPPQPPQPPILPAVPPLLPASPAVAASDAPAAASATEP; from the coding sequence ATGCTCGCCCGTCTCGCGGCCCGCCTGCGTCCGCACGTCCGGCCGCGTACGCTGCTTCTGCTGCCGGCGCTCTTCGTCTTGTACGTGCTCGTGCTGATTCCGTTCACGCCCGGCATCAGCGATATCCGCAAGGCCAAGGTCGATCAGCCCGCGCAAATTCTTTCCGCCGACGGCAAGCTGCTCGCCGAATTCAGGCCGACGCATCGCGAATGGGTGAGCGTGAAGCAGGTCTCGCCGTACGTCATCGACGCGCTCATTTCGACCGAAGACCGTCGCTTTTACACACATCACGGCATCGACTGGCGGCGCACGGCGTCGGCGGCGCTGCACACGTTCTCGGGCGATCGCCAGGGCGGATCGACGCTCACGCAGCAACTCGCGCGCAATCTGTATCCCGATGAAATCGGCCGCTCGCAGACGCTCACGCGCAAGCTCAAGGAAGCGATCACCGCGTTCAAGATCGAAGCCGTCTACTCGAAAGACGAGATCCTCGAAACGTATCTGAACACGGTGCCGTTCCTTTACAACGCGTACGGCATCGAAATGGCCGCGCGCACGTACTTCGGCAAGTCGGCGGGCCAGCTCGACGTGCTCGAAAGCGCGACGCTCATCGGCATGCTCAAGGGCAACAGCTATTACAACCCGGTGATCAATCCCGAGCGCGCGCTGGACCGGCGCAACATCGTGCTCGGGCAGATGGTGCGCTTCGGGCATCTTCCGCCCGCCAGGCTCGACGCGCTCGCGAAAAGGCCGCTGCGCATCGACTTCGAGCGGCAGACCGAAGAGCCGGGACGCGCGCCGCATTTCGCGCAGCAGTTGCGCAAGTGGCTGATCGCGTGGGCCGACGACAACGACTTCAATATCTATTCGGATGGCCTCGTCGTGCGCACAACCATCGACTCGCGCCTTCAGGCGATGGCCACGCAAGCGCTCACGTGGCAGGGCAATCAGTTGCAGTCGATCGCCAACGCCGCGTGGAACGGACACGGCGGCTGCGCGAACGCGGACGCCGATCTGGCGCGCGCGTTCGTGCGCGAGACGAGCGAATACCGCGCCGCCCGCGATGCCGGCGCGACCGACGCGGACGCCATCGAGCATTTGATGGCGGATCGCGCGTTCATGCGCAGCGTCTGCGAGAACAAGACGCGCGTGCAGGCCGCCTTCCTCGCGCTCGATCCGCGCAACGGGCAAATCAAGGCGTGGGTCGGCAGCCGCGACTTCACGCAGGACCCGTTCGATCACGTTCAACAGGCGCGCCGTCAACCCGGCTCGACGTTCAAGCCCTTCGTCTATGGCGCGGCGTTCGAGCGCGGCGCGCTGCCGACGGATACGTTCATCGATCAGGACGTGACCATTCCGGTGAGGGGCAACGAGACCTGGCATCCCACTGACGAAGCGCTGCCGAGCGGTCGTCCGGTGAGTCTGCGCGACGGCATCGCGTTCTCTAAGAATCGCATCACCGCGCAACTGATGCAGTCGGTCGGCCCGGCGCGCGTCGCACGCCTCGCGCGGGACATGGGCGTGCGCGAGAGTCATCTCGACGTGGTGCCGTCGCTTGCGCTCGGCACGAGCCCGGTGACGCTCAAGGAGATGGTCTCGGCGTACGGCACCATCGCCGACAATGGCAATTACATGGAGCCGCTGCTCGTCACGCGCATCGAGAACCGCAAGGGCGACGTGCTCGCGCAGTTCGAAAGCACGCCGGAGCGGGCGCTGTCGATCGACGCGACGCACAAGCTCGTCGACGTGATGCGCGATGTGGTGAATCGCGGCACGGGCACGGCCATTCGCACGCGCTTCGGCATTCGCGGCGATGTCGCGGGCAAGACGGGCACGACGCAGGACAACGCGGACGGCTGGTTCATCCTGATGCATCCGCAACTGGTGGCGGGCGCGTGGGTCGGCTTCAACGACAGCCGCGTGACGCTGCGCAGCGACTACTGGGGACAAGGCGCGCATAGCGCGTTGCCGATGGTCGGCGACTTCGTGCAGCGCGCGTTGCGCTCGCGTCTGATTGACTCGCGCGCGCGCTTCGACACGCAGGCGCCGCCGAGCGCGTGGCAAACCTTCGTCACGCGGCTGCGCGGATGGATCGACGAGACGTTCGCGAAGAAACCTGCGCAGACGGCGGTGCAGAAACCGGTGCGTGTCAAGCGCGCGCCTGCGCAACCGGTGGCCGAAGTGACGGAAGAGCCGCCGCAGCCGCCGCAGCCGCCGATCCTTCCTGCAGTACCGCCGCTCTTGCCCGCATCGCCTGCCGTGGCCGCGAGCGACGCGCCTGCGGCGGCTTCGGCCACGGAGCCGTAA
- a CDS encoding zinc ribbon domain-containing protein YjdM, giving the protein MNALPPCPHCHSEFTYEDGGAYVCPECAHEWTANADTAAQAPAKVYRDSAGNVLNDGDTVTVIKDLKLKGSGGVIKMGTKVKNIRLVDSDHDIDCKIDGFGAMSLKSEFVRKA; this is encoded by the coding sequence ATGAACGCACTTCCCCCTTGCCCGCACTGCCACTCCGAATTCACGTATGAAGACGGCGGCGCGTACGTCTGCCCGGAGTGCGCGCACGAATGGACCGCGAACGCGGACACAGCTGCGCAAGCACCCGCGAAGGTCTATCGCGATTCGGCGGGCAACGTGCTCAACGACGGCGACACCGTCACGGTCATCAAGGACCTGAAGCTGAAGGGTTCGGGCGGCGTCATCAAGATGGGCACGAAGGTGAAGAACATCCGCCTCGTGGATAGCGACCACGATATCGACTGCAAGATCGACGGCTTCGGCGCGATGAGCCTGAAATCGGAGTTCGTGCGCAAAGCCTGA